In one Dermacentor variabilis isolate Ectoservices chromosome 4, ASM5094787v1, whole genome shotgun sequence genomic region, the following are encoded:
- the LOC142578197 gene encoding uncharacterized protein LOC142578197 produces the protein RTCSLVPSLFKLVIFIQQFSTTASTITHKEYESLAAKRCTIPSSKRNSAAGPSASARRVRIGAKLYSTVPAKRTKLRAHGCNVARLSFVSSRDSLLRDTRKSCNAMASIPYTMHSAVNLHKKLTEEQEQTKNLGVIFEPPTSTVETTLPKYNPKLMNSIWGLYNRYAPHSFQKNCEIPSCSVPGIVGAQDKPFGLSLWNRLH, from the exons CGAACCTGTTCTCTAGTCCCCAGTCTATTTAAGCTAGTCATTTTTATTCAGCAATTCTCCACGACAGCGTCAACCATAACGCACAAGGAGTACGAGTCTCTAGCGGCGAAGCGGTGCACCATTCCGTCGTCAAAGCGAAACAGCGCGGCGGGGCCGTCTGCTTCAGCGCGCCGCGTCCGCATCGGAGCCAAGTTGTACTCCACAGTGCCTGCTAAAAG AACGAAACTGAGGGCTCACGGCTGCAACGTCGCTCGCTTGAGCTTCGTCTCATCACGCGACAGTTTGCTGCGTGACACCAGAAAATCGTGCAACG ccatGGCTTCCATACCCTACACAATGCACTCTGCTGTGAATCTACACAAGAAGCTCACAGAAGAGCAAGAGCAAACAAAGAATCTTGGCGTCATCTTTGAACCACCGACCAGCA CAGTTGAGACAACACTGCCAAAGTACAACCCGAAGCTGATGAACAGCATCTGGGGTCTCTACAACCGCTATGCTCCGCACTCTTTCCAAAAGAACTGCGAAATCCCCAGCTGCTCCGTGCCCGGGATTGTTGGCGCCCAGGACAA GCCATTCGGATTGTCCCTCTGGAACCGCCTGCACTGA